In Roseibium salinum, a single genomic region encodes these proteins:
- a CDS encoding LacI family DNA-binding transcriptional regulator, whose amino-acid sequence MNQRKKATIRDVAEAAGVSIATVSKYINRQQSFSPSVEEKLRSAILDLGYSQNPAARSMVTGRTTAIGLAVMDISNPHYANVMKGANRVALANGYNLLVVDLEEKSTGVRELLEPLVLRTDGLIVSARIPKDVVDWLAELDKPVAFLGQPERQGVVSVGMDSVEVASLLAGYLAQQGFTRIGYVGYPRAAWNVERLRGLHAVLDPAGIELMEFNAEEPTSEAGERVAAKVLLRSDRPQAVIGCNDLVAIGLMTQARALGFRIPEDVAFAGIDNIPTSRYVTPALTTVDVFSEATGEAVMKQIISMVTDQPPSDELRRQPLLIVRDSAKRVSGDDIPAKAEELSKSEELGK is encoded by the coding sequence TAACCGCCAGCAGTCCTTCTCCCCGTCGGTTGAGGAAAAGCTGCGCTCGGCGATCCTCGACCTCGGCTACAGCCAGAATCCGGCGGCACGCAGCATGGTCACTGGCCGGACGACGGCCATCGGCCTTGCGGTGATGGATATTTCAAACCCCCACTATGCCAATGTCATGAAGGGGGCAAACCGTGTGGCACTTGCCAATGGCTACAACCTCCTCGTCGTCGATCTGGAGGAAAAGTCTACCGGGGTGCGTGAGCTTCTCGAGCCGCTGGTACTGCGCACCGACGGGCTCATTGTCAGCGCGCGCATTCCGAAGGATGTGGTCGACTGGCTCGCCGAACTCGACAAACCGGTCGCCTTTCTCGGTCAGCCGGAGCGCCAGGGCGTCGTCTCCGTCGGCATGGACAGTGTCGAGGTCGCGTCGCTTCTTGCCGGCTATCTGGCTCAGCAGGGGTTCACCCGGATCGGCTATGTGGGCTATCCCCGCGCCGCCTGGAACGTGGAGCGTCTGCGCGGGCTTCATGCCGTCCTCGATCCTGCGGGTATCGAATTGATGGAGTTCAACGCGGAAGAGCCGACGAGCGAGGCTGGTGAAAGGGTCGCCGCGAAGGTTCTCCTTCGGTCGGACCGGCCGCAGGCGGTGATCGGCTGCAACGATCTGGTTGCTATCGGCCTGATGACGCAAGCGCGAGCGCTCGGGTTCCGCATACCCGAAGACGTGGCCTTTGCCGGCATCGATAACATTCCGACAAGCCGCTATGTCACGCCGGCCCTGACCACTGTCGACGTGTTCAGCGAGGCGACGGGCGAAGCGGTGATGAAGCAGATCATATCGATGGTCACAGACCAACCTCCGTCGGACGAACTGCGGCGCCAGCCGCTGCTGATTGTCCGCGATTCCGCAAAGCGCGTCAGTGGTGACGACATCCCCGCGAAGGCGGAGGAGCTCTCAAAATCCGAAGAGTTGGGCAAGTAG
- a CDS encoding class I SAM-dependent methyltransferase: MNYSEFGKLESVGWSDHATVDSYVASFARATDMAIGPIVKASGAGSGKRVLDLCCGHGAGIEALLAVGAEVTGLDFSPAMLSQARSRAEAAELIEGDAQSLPFSDGTFDAVVCAFGMMHVPDQPKALSEVHRVLRPGGIFVMTAWCGPDRSHAFRIAFGSIQAHGDPQTSLPPAPDFHRLADPATAEALLSDAGFRNVQSSTIECAYEFDQPDGLWKIFSLGTVRAKMLIDAQPQANREAIRRAMVEAVDDRFHNGSRLRVPAPAALVSAQA; the protein is encoded by the coding sequence GTGAACTACAGCGAATTTGGCAAGCTGGAGTCGGTAGGCTGGTCGGATCACGCAACCGTCGATAGCTACGTCGCCTCGTTCGCGAGGGCCACGGACATGGCGATCGGCCCGATCGTGAAGGCGTCAGGCGCGGGAAGCGGCAAGCGCGTCCTCGACCTTTGTTGCGGCCACGGTGCCGGCATCGAGGCGCTCCTTGCTGTCGGGGCGGAGGTCACCGGGCTCGACTTCTCGCCCGCCATGCTAAGCCAGGCTCGCAGCCGTGCCGAAGCTGCCGAACTGATAGAGGGCGACGCGCAGTCGTTGCCGTTCTCTGACGGGACGTTCGACGCCGTCGTGTGCGCCTTCGGCATGATGCATGTACCTGATCAGCCGAAGGCGCTCTCGGAGGTGCATCGCGTACTCCGACCGGGCGGCATCTTCGTCATGACTGCTTGGTGCGGACCCGACCGGTCCCACGCGTTCCGGATTGCTTTCGGGTCAATTCAGGCACACGGAGATCCTCAAACATCGCTCCCACCGGCGCCGGACTTCCACCGCCTGGCGGATCCAGCGACGGCGGAGGCCCTGCTTTCGGATGCCGGGTTCAGGAACGTCCAGTCGAGCACAATCGAATGCGCCTACGAATTCGATCAACCGGACGGCCTTTGGAAGATCTTCTCGCTTGGGACCGTCCGGGCGAAGATGCTGATCGACGCGCAGCCACAGGCAAACCGCGAGGCGATCAGGCGGGCCATGGTGGAGGCGGTAGACGACCGGTTCCACAATGGCTCAAGACTTCGTGTGCCCGCGCCGGCGGCTCTCGTCTCCGCACAGGCTTAG
- a CDS encoding inositol monophosphatase family protein gives MAPTVTLESRFALAEEIAEEAGALALDYFLRRRDLQVEIKTSMQDVVSIADRDVETLIRQRLEQAFPQDGILGEEHGYRTGTSGYTWVVDPIDGTSAFVHGLPNWCVSIALLAEGEPVVGVIRVPCERETFAAMKGGGATLNGEKLQLDPSRTLQNSLTGIGGNHHVPPAVIGTAISNLLSAGGNYIRTGSGAQMLAWVAAGRLAGYFEPYMHAWDCLAGYCLISEAGGHYLPFPVEGDAVLNGSPVLAAGPGAYEDLLALSGVAGTET, from the coding sequence ATGGCACCAACCGTGACCCTTGAAAGCCGGTTCGCGCTGGCAGAGGAAATCGCCGAAGAAGCGGGCGCCCTGGCGCTGGACTATTTCCTGCGCCGCCGGGACCTGCAGGTTGAAATCAAGACCAGCATGCAGGACGTTGTGTCGATCGCCGACCGCGATGTCGAAACCCTGATCCGCCAGCGTCTGGAGCAGGCCTTTCCGCAGGATGGCATCCTGGGCGAAGAACACGGTTACCGGACCGGCACCAGCGGCTACACCTGGGTAGTCGACCCGATCGACGGCACCTCCGCTTTCGTCCACGGCCTGCCGAACTGGTGCGTCTCCATTGCTCTCTTGGCGGAGGGTGAACCTGTCGTGGGCGTTATCCGCGTGCCTTGCGAGCGCGAAACCTTTGCGGCCATGAAAGGCGGCGGAGCGACGCTCAACGGCGAGAAGCTGCAACTGGATCCTTCAAGGACACTGCAGAACAGCCTGACCGGCATCGGCGGCAACCACCATGTCCCGCCGGCGGTGATCGGCACCGCCATCAGCAACTTGCTGTCGGCAGGCGGCAACTACATCCGCACCGGGTCGGGGGCCCAGATGCTTGCCTGGGTCGCCGCCGGGCGCCTGGCCGGATATTTCGAGCCCTACATGCACGCCTGGGATTGCCTTGCCGGCTACTGCCTGATCAGCGAAGCGGGCGGCCACTATCTGCCCTTCCCCGTCGAAGGCGACGCAGTCCTCAACGGCTCCCCCGTTCTCGCAGCCGGCCCCGGCGCCTACGAGGACCTCCTTGCACTGTCCGGGGTGGCGGGAACCGAGACCTGA
- a CDS encoding ABC transporter ATP-binding protein: MTDLKPGSVVFENIRKDFGAFTAIPDLSLTIEPGTLVTLLGPSGCGKTTTLRMLAGLEHPTAGRILIGGRDVTMVPAHERDVSMVFQSYALFPHMDARDNVAYGLESSGFKKQEARELAEDGLAQVGLAGMGHRLPAELSGGQQQRVAVARALVLNPQVLLLDEPLSNLDARLRRRVRTEIRELQQRLGLTAVYVTHDQDEALAVSDRIVVMKEGRIAQTGAPRTLYEQPASAFIADFMGEANVISCEVLELDGDHAVIDVGGLQHRLPSRQNGPGSAKLAVRPGAIVLNPESGSGIGGEILTAAYLGGHVEYEIETPVGNFFVIDHSVEHLLAPRTAVSLGFRNRGLALIDG, translated from the coding sequence ATGACCGACCTGAAGCCCGGCTCCGTCGTTTTTGAGAATATCCGCAAAGACTTCGGTGCCTTTACCGCAATTCCCGACCTTTCCCTCACCATCGAACCCGGCACGCTCGTCACCCTGCTTGGCCCGTCCGGTTGCGGCAAGACCACCACCTTGCGCATGCTGGCAGGCTTGGAACATCCGACTGCCGGCAGGATCCTGATCGGCGGGCGGGACGTGACCATGGTTCCGGCACATGAGCGGGATGTGTCCATGGTGTTCCAGTCCTATGCGCTCTTCCCGCACATGGATGCCCGCGACAACGTTGCCTACGGCCTGGAATCCTCGGGCTTCAAGAAGCAGGAAGCCAGGGAGCTCGCGGAAGACGGACTCGCCCAGGTCGGCCTTGCCGGCATGGGGCATCGCCTGCCGGCCGAACTGTCGGGCGGCCAGCAGCAGCGCGTCGCCGTGGCCCGCGCCCTGGTTCTCAACCCGCAGGTCCTCCTCCTCGACGAACCCTTGTCGAACCTTGATGCCAGGCTGCGCCGCAGGGTGCGCACGGAGATCCGCGAGCTGCAGCAAAGGCTCGGCCTGACCGCCGTCTACGTGACCCACGATCAGGACGAGGCCCTGGCGGTCTCGGACCGGATCGTCGTCATGAAGGAGGGCCGGATCGCCCAGACCGGCGCGCCGCGGACCCTTTACGAACAGCCGGCCTCGGCCTTCATCGCCGACTTCATGGGCGAGGCGAATGTCATTTCCTGCGAGGTCCTGGAGCTGGACGGAGACCATGCCGTGATCGACGTCGGCGGTCTGCAGCACAGGCTGCCGTCGCGGCAAAACGGGCCCGGCAGCGCCAAGCTTGCCGTCCGGCCGGGAGCGATCGTTCTCAATCCGGAAAGCGGTTCGGGAATCGGCGGCGAAATACTCACCGCGGCCTATCTCGGTGGCCATGTCGAATACGAGATCGAGACGCCGGTTGGCAATTTCTTCGTCATCGACCACTCCGTCGAGCATTTGCTGGCGCCCCGCACCGCCGTTTCCCTTGGCTTCCGCAACCGCGGACTGGCGTTGATCGACGGGTGA
- a CDS encoding ABC transporter permease produces the protein MLSGNKRLNVLLGLGIGAFLLLPWYRVESGLFEFEWPSGFPFAADLAPGILQIVSEGRVWLIVALLLFLLGGAARFMSDRHKRGRLLIVSGTAGIFFLALQGLAISFTGWAWTFPEAAFGALPTGQPAMGAGAVLVSFVFVLFIAFGLAERGFMKGDAFVVGSISILILLVTVFVFYPIGSMFAGSMQDFDGSFRPEGFIRNIQDPGIWSLDCVVGGARCGVAWRTLFLAVMTGLGSTVLGLAFALVATRTNFPFKKGLRLLTVLPIITPPFVIGLALTLLFGRSGIATQALDTVFGIEPSRWLYGLTGIWIAQVLSFTPIAFLVLIGVVEGVSPSMEEASQTLRADRWRTFWYVSLPLMKPGLANAFLIGFIESMADFGNPLVLGGSHGVLSTEIFFAVVGSQVDPSRAAVLAIVLLSFTLSAFLAQRFWLSGKNFATVTGKGDSGMHAGLPMRLSIPIYGIVLPWMAFTVIVYGMIIFGGFVKTWGLDNSLTLEHYARAFSVSFTDGALVWTGVAWNSFWTTMEIALISAPLTAAVGLLTAYIVVRQTFAGKNAFEFALMMSFAIPGTVIGISYIMAFNLPPLEMTGSALILIACFVFRNMPVGVRGGIAAMSQLDKSLDEASLTLRANSARTLRKVILPLLRPAITAALVYSFVRAITSISAVIFLVSAEYNMATAYIVGLVENGEYGIAIAYSSMLIFVMITVIAGFQLLVGERRLRRENRVSGVAKTRKFRLGQEKTV, from the coding sequence ATGCTGAGTGGCAACAAGCGGCTGAATGTCCTTTTGGGGCTGGGGATCGGCGCATTTCTTCTTCTGCCCTGGTACAGGGTGGAAAGCGGTCTCTTCGAATTTGAGTGGCCGTCCGGATTTCCCTTCGCGGCGGATCTCGCGCCTGGCATTCTTCAGATCGTCTCGGAAGGCCGGGTCTGGCTGATCGTCGCCCTGCTACTCTTTCTTCTCGGCGGCGCTGCCCGGTTCATGAGCGATCGGCACAAGCGCGGTCGTCTGCTCATCGTCTCCGGAACGGCAGGTATCTTCTTTCTGGCCCTGCAGGGGCTGGCCATCAGCTTTACCGGCTGGGCCTGGACATTCCCCGAAGCCGCATTCGGTGCACTGCCCACCGGCCAGCCCGCCATGGGAGCCGGAGCCGTCCTTGTTTCCTTCGTTTTCGTGCTCTTCATCGCCTTCGGCCTCGCCGAGCGCGGCTTCATGAAAGGCGATGCCTTTGTCGTCGGATCGATCTCGATCCTCATCCTTCTGGTGACGGTTTTCGTTTTCTACCCGATCGGCAGCATGTTTGCCGGATCCATGCAGGATTTCGACGGCTCGTTCAGACCGGAGGGGTTCATCCGCAATATCCAGGACCCCGGCATCTGGAGCCTCGATTGCGTTGTCGGTGGCGCCCGCTGCGGCGTCGCCTGGCGCACACTGTTTCTGGCCGTGATGACGGGTCTGGGCTCCACCGTTCTGGGGCTCGCCTTTGCCCTGGTGGCGACGCGCACCAACTTTCCGTTCAAGAAAGGCCTGCGGCTGTTGACGGTCCTGCCGATCATCACGCCGCCCTTCGTGATCGGCCTCGCCCTCACCCTTCTCTTCGGCCGTTCCGGCATCGCCACGCAGGCCCTCGACACCGTGTTCGGCATCGAGCCGAGCCGCTGGCTCTACGGCCTGACCGGCATCTGGATCGCGCAGGTTCTCTCCTTCACCCCTATTGCCTTCCTGGTGCTCATCGGCGTCGTCGAAGGCGTCAGCCCCTCCATGGAGGAAGCCTCGCAGACGCTGCGGGCCGACCGCTGGCGCACATTCTGGTATGTGTCGCTGCCGCTCATGAAACCCGGCCTGGCGAACGCCTTCCTGATCGGCTTCATCGAGAGCATGGCGGATTTCGGCAACCCGCTGGTGCTTGGCGGCAGCCATGGCGTCCTGTCGACCGAAATCTTCTTCGCGGTTGTCGGATCGCAAGTCGATCCCTCGCGCGCCGCCGTCCTGGCCATCGTGCTGCTTTCCTTCACCCTGTCGGCATTCCTTGCGCAACGCTTTTGGCTCTCGGGAAAGAATTTCGCCACCGTTACCGGCAAGGGCGACAGCGGCATGCATGCCGGCCTGCCCATGCGCCTGTCGATCCCGATCTACGGCATCGTGCTTCCCTGGATGGCGTTCACGGTCATTGTCTACGGGATGATCATCTTCGGAGGCTTCGTGAAAACCTGGGGCCTGGACAACTCGCTGACCCTCGAGCACTACGCCCGCGCATTCTCGGTCAGCTTTACGGACGGTGCGCTGGTGTGGACCGGTGTCGCCTGGAATTCCTTCTGGACGACCATGGAGATCGCCCTCATATCCGCGCCTCTTACCGCGGCAGTCGGCCTTCTGACGGCCTATATCGTCGTGCGGCAGACCTTTGCCGGCAAGAACGCCTTCGAGTTCGCCCTCATGATGAGCTTCGCCATCCCCGGCACGGTGATCGGCATCAGCTACATCATGGCCTTCAACCTGCCGCCGCTCGAAATGACCGGCTCGGCCCTGATCCTGATCGCCTGTTTCGTGTTCCGGAACATGCCGGTGGGCGTGCGCGGCGGCATCGCGGCGATGAGCCAGCTCGACAAGAGCCTCGATGAAGCCTCGCTGACGTTGAGGGCCAACAGCGCACGCACGCTGCGCAAGGTGATCCTGCCGCTGCTGCGTCCGGCCATCACCGCCGCCCTGGTCTATTCGTTCGTCAGGGCCATCACGTCCATCAGCGCGGTCATTTTCCTGGTCAGCGCCGAATACAACATGGCCACCGCCTACATCGTCGGCCTGGTGGAAAATGGAGAATACGGCATCGCGATCGCCTATTCCTCGATGCTGATCTTCGTGATGATCACGGTCATTGCCGGCTTCCAGCTGCTTGTCGGCGAACGCCGCCTGCGGCGGGAAAATCGCGTCTCCGGCGTCGCCAAAACACGCAAATTCCGTCTCGGGCAGGAGAAAACCGTATGA
- a CDS encoding ABC transporter substrate-binding protein translates to MSMKTLSIALFATAATLSVPSAQAAGDLNLICSADVVICEQLQGDFEAKHDIKVNMVRLSSGESYAKIRAESRNPKTDIWWGGTGDPHLQAAAEGLTQEYKSEMLDELHDWARKQAESSGYKTVGVYAGALGWGYNTDIFKDKGYKVPACWADLLNPELKGEIQVANPNSSGTAYTALASLVQIMGEDEAFDYLKELNSNISQYTKSGSAPVKAAARGETGVGIVFLHDAVAQAASGFPVKSVAPCEGTGYEIGSMSIVEGSRNLENAKIWYDWALTPEVQSRMKEAKSFQLPSNKSAEIPEEAPRFEDIKLIDYDFDKYGNPDTRKALLERWDSEIGAIAN, encoded by the coding sequence ATGTCTATGAAAACTCTTTCGATCGCGCTGTTCGCGACGGCCGCGACGTTGTCGGTCCCATCTGCCCAGGCAGCGGGAGACCTCAACCTCATCTGCTCCGCCGATGTCGTGATCTGCGAGCAGCTCCAGGGGGACTTCGAGGCGAAGCACGACATTAAGGTCAACATGGTTCGCCTGTCATCGGGCGAAAGCTACGCCAAGATCCGGGCCGAATCCCGCAATCCGAAGACCGATATCTGGTGGGGCGGGACCGGCGATCCGCATCTTCAGGCCGCCGCCGAGGGCCTGACGCAGGAATACAAGTCCGAGATGCTCGATGAACTCCATGACTGGGCGCGCAAACAGGCGGAAAGCTCCGGCTACAAGACGGTCGGCGTCTATGCCGGTGCGCTCGGCTGGGGCTACAACACCGACATCTTCAAGGACAAGGGCTACAAGGTGCCGGCCTGCTGGGCGGACCTCCTGAACCCTGAACTGAAGGGCGAGATCCAGGTTGCCAACCCGAACTCTTCCGGCACGGCCTATACCGCTCTGGCCTCGCTCGTCCAGATCATGGGGGAAGACGAAGCCTTCGACTATCTGAAGGAGCTGAACAGCAACATCTCCCAGTACACCAAGTCGGGTTCGGCACCGGTGAAGGCCGCGGCGCGCGGCGAGACGGGCGTCGGCATCGTCTTCCTTCACGATGCGGTCGCGCAGGCTGCCTCGGGTTTCCCGGTCAAGTCCGTCGCCCCTTGCGAGGGGACCGGTTATGAAATCGGCTCCATGTCGATCGTCGAGGGCAGCCGCAATCTTGAAAATGCCAAGATCTGGTACGACTGGGCGCTTACGCCGGAAGTCCAGTCGCGCATGAAGGAAGCCAAGTCGTTCCAGCTTCCCTCCAACAAGTCCGCCGAAATTCCCGAAGAGGCGCCGAGGTTCGAGGACATCAAGCTGATCGACTACGACTTCGACAAATACGGCAATCCGGATACCCGCAAAGCCCTCCTGGAGCGTTGGGACAGTGAGATTGGCGCCATCGCCAACTGA
- a CDS encoding ABC transporter substrate-binding protein, which yields MKPFTSLGAGAALWLCTALTGASAQDLSVLCAVDESWCRAMDAAFEAETGLEVSTVRRSTGEILDRLRHERDDPTVDVWWGGTGDTHLQAAGEDLLEPHRSRHAGDALPWAQNFYQISGGKASGVYAGALGFAYNPDVLARQGIDAPSCWKDLTDPQYRGLVQMANPTSSGTAFTMLATLVQLLGEEEAFQYLAALAGNIELFTTAGAAPVQAAARGDTGVGISFIHDAVTQKLAGAPLVIVAPCEGTGYEIGAVSIVKGTGNLEAARRFVDYSMSPEGQATGHASGQNQIPSNARVALPPSAPDISLIRMVDYDFSTFGSPDQRRRLLDRFDNEVLGKAEPIATQ from the coding sequence ATGAAACCATTCACGTCACTCGGAGCGGGTGCGGCCCTTTGGCTGTGCACGGCGCTCACGGGCGCTTCAGCGCAGGACCTCAGCGTCCTTTGCGCGGTCGACGAGAGCTGGTGCCGGGCCATGGACGCCGCCTTTGAAGCGGAGACCGGCCTGGAGGTTTCCACGGTGCGCAGGAGCACGGGTGAAATCCTCGACCGGCTCCGCCATGAACGCGACGACCCTACGGTCGACGTCTGGTGGGGCGGTACGGGCGACACCCACTTGCAGGCCGCCGGTGAAGATCTCCTGGAGCCGCACCGCTCGCGCCATGCCGGCGACGCCCTCCCCTGGGCTCAGAATTTCTATCAGATATCCGGCGGCAAGGCGTCCGGCGTCTATGCCGGGGCGCTCGGGTTCGCGTATAATCCCGATGTTCTGGCCCGCCAGGGCATCGATGCGCCGTCCTGCTGGAAGGATCTCACCGATCCGCAATACCGCGGTCTCGTGCAGATGGCGAATCCGACTTCTTCGGGAACCGCCTTCACGATGCTTGCGACGCTCGTCCAGCTTCTGGGCGAAGAGGAAGCCTTCCAGTATCTGGCTGCGCTCGCCGGAAACATCGAACTTTTCACCACGGCCGGTGCGGCGCCGGTCCAGGCGGCCGCCCGGGGGGATACCGGGGTCGGCATCTCCTTCATCCATGACGCCGTCACCCAGAAGCTCGCCGGCGCGCCGCTCGTCATCGTCGCCCCTTGCGAGGGAACCGGCTACGAGATCGGCGCCGTCAGTATCGTCAAGGGCACCGGCAACCTCGAAGCCGCCCGGCGGTTCGTGGATTATTCGATGAGCCCCGAAGGACAGGCAACCGGCCACGCCTCGGGACAGAACCAGATACCCTCGAATGCCAGGGTGGCCCTGCCGCCGTCCGCCCCCGACATTTCGCTGATCCGTATGGTCGACTACGACTTCTCGACCTTCGGTTCGCCCGACCAGCGGCGCAGGTTGCTGGATCGCTTTGACAACGAGGTGCTCGGCAAGGCCGAGCCGATAGCCACGCAATAG
- a CDS encoding response regulator transcription factor: protein MLDQGVAILIVEDDPDMAELISDLVEAEGWLPHTASTAEEAAGILAEKRFHLVLVDHNLPGMSGRVFAQKLRSQTDIGIVMVTAAGSAAERVLGLETAADDYVVKPFEPIELTARIKAVLRRMHPAFKSEKESLNVQHGPTALLLGDWVIDLVNRKAVCTSHPTRTLTSSEFSLLEILAATPNEPVSRAQILEQLGAETDRLIDRNVDVLVLRLRRKIERNPDLPCHIKTRRGKGYVLHRDPPLAP, encoded by the coding sequence TTGCTTGACCAAGGCGTCGCCATCCTGATCGTCGAAGACGATCCGGATATGGCGGAACTCATCTCGGACCTGGTGGAAGCAGAGGGATGGCTGCCGCATACCGCAAGCACCGCGGAAGAGGCCGCCGGCATCCTGGCTGAAAAGCGGTTTCACCTCGTGCTTGTCGACCATAATCTGCCCGGCATGTCGGGCCGGGTCTTCGCACAGAAGCTGAGGTCCCAGACCGACATCGGCATCGTCATGGTGACGGCGGCCGGCAGTGCCGCGGAACGCGTGCTCGGACTGGAGACGGCGGCGGACGATTATGTCGTCAAGCCTTTCGAGCCGATCGAACTGACCGCCCGCATAAAGGCTGTCCTGCGCCGGATGCATCCCGCCTTCAAGAGTGAAAAGGAATCGCTGAATGTCCAGCACGGGCCGACGGCGCTGTTGTTGGGTGACTGGGTCATCGATCTTGTCAACCGCAAGGCCGTGTGCACGTCACATCCGACCAGGACGCTGACGTCTTCAGAGTTCTCGCTTCTGGAGATCCTGGCCGCGACGCCGAACGAACCGGTGAGCAGGGCGCAGATCCTGGAACAGCTCGGAGCGGAGACGGACCGGCTCATCGACCGGAACGTCGACGTGCTGGTCCTGCGCCTTCGCCGGAAGATCGAGCGTAACCCGGACCTGCCGTGCCACATCAAGACGCGGAGGGGAAAGGGGTACGTCCTTCACAGGGACCCGCCCCTGGCACCGTGA